From Campylobacter upsaliensis, the proteins below share one genomic window:
- the lpoB gene encoding penicillin-binding protein activator LpoB gives MKKTKILTAFLAGSLFLGGCVQSTYTDGKASQVKKGDALTLGLDREDFENAAETMINSMLSDPAFANIKPGTRKVIAIGRVINDTPQRIDTEKLTAKITTALRKSGKFVLTSAVAAGGALDSMSEDVRELRDNDEFNQNTIAKKGTLVSPDFSLAGKIRQDNVKLSNGKTQVEYFFLLRLTDLNSGLVYWEDEQTIDKTGSSKSVTW, from the coding sequence ATGAAAAAAACAAAAATTTTAACAGCATTTTTAGCAGGATCTTTATTTTTAGGGGGTTGTGTGCAAAGCACTTACACAGATGGCAAAGCCTCTCAAGTGAAAAAGGGCGATGCGCTTACTTTAGGACTTGATAGAGAAGATTTTGAAAATGCAGCTGAAACGATGATAAATAGTATGCTTAGCGATCCAGCTTTTGCGAATATTAAGCCCGGAACTAGAAAGGTTATTGCCATTGGTAGAGTTATTAATGATACTCCACAAAGGATAGACACCGAAAAATTAACCGCTAAAATTACTACCGCTTTAAGAAAATCGGGCAAATTTGTGCTAACTTCAGCCGTAGCAGCTGGTGGGGCACTTGATAGTATGAGCGAAGATGTGAGAGAGCTTAGGGATAATGATGAATTTAATCAAAATACCATAGCTAAAAAAGGCACACTCGTTTCTCCTGACTTTTCTTTAGCAGGTAAAATCCGTCAAGATAATGTCAAATTAAGCAATGGTAAAACACAAGTGGAATATTTCTTTTTATTAAGACTAACCGATCTAAATTCAGGGCTTGTATATTGGGAAGATGAGCAAACGATAGACAAAACAGGTTCAAGCAAAAGTGTAACTTGGTAA
- a CDS encoding anaerobic C4-dicarboxylate transporter, with protein sequence MDIMVILELIVLLGAIFVGIRLGGIAIGYAGGLGVVILSLVLGMKPGSIPWDVILIIAAAIAAISAMQQAGGLDYMVRVVEKLLRANPRFINYLAPACGWLLTILAGTGNAVFSLMPVVVDVAKSQNIRPSAPLSLMVVSSQIGITASPVSAAVVYMSGVLEGFGWNYPTLIGIWIVTTFIACMATAFIVSLITPLDLSKDPVYQERLKAGLVQDAGEILHGTDKPGAKLSVGIFLFTVLVVVLYATAISNNIKWIDPVIMPRDAAIMSFLLTAATLITWLCKVDPGKILDTSVFKSGMTACVCVFGVAWLGNTFVAGHEQAIKDVAGEWVKQTPALLAVAFFFASMLLYSQAATAKAITPVIISALGLATVADSGMLVACFAAVSALFVLPTYPTLLGAVQMDDTGSTRIGKFIFNHAFFLPGVLAIAIAVALGFLVVSLF encoded by the coding sequence ATGGATATTATGGTTATTTTAGAACTTATCGTGCTTTTGGGTGCGATTTTTGTCGGTATTAGACTTGGAGGCATTGCTATTGGTTATGCTGGTGGTCTTGGCGTTGTGATTTTATCACTTGTTTTAGGTATGAAGCCTGGAAGCATTCCTTGGGATGTTATTTTAATCATTGCTGCGGCAATTGCGGCGATTTCCGCTATGCAACAAGCTGGCGGACTTGATTATATGGTGCGTGTGGTTGAAAAGCTTTTAAGGGCAAATCCTCGCTTTATCAATTATCTAGCTCCAGCTTGCGGATGGTTACTAACCATCTTAGCAGGAACGGGAAATGCGGTATTTTCTCTTATGCCTGTTGTTGTCGATGTGGCTAAGTCTCAAAATATAAGACCTTCTGCGCCTCTTTCTTTGATGGTTGTTTCTTCACAAATCGGCATTACCGCCTCTCCTGTAAGTGCGGCTGTTGTGTATATGAGCGGTGTTTTGGAGGGCTTTGGATGGAATTATCCTACCTTAATAGGAATTTGGATTGTTACCACTTTCATCGCTTGTATGGCAACCGCTTTCATCGTTAGCCTTATCACTCCGCTTGATTTAAGTAAAGATCCTGTGTATCAAGAGCGTTTAAAGGCTGGTTTGGTTCAAGATGCGGGTGAAATTCTACACGGCACAGATAAGCCAGGTGCGAAACTTTCTGTAGGAATTTTCTTATTCACAGTTTTAGTCGTGGTTTTATATGCGACTGCGATTTCAAATAATATTAAGTGGATTGACCCTGTAATTATGCCGCGCGATGCTGCTATTATGAGCTTCTTGCTAACTGCTGCGACTTTAATCACTTGGCTTTGTAAGGTAGATCCAGGCAAAATTTTAGACACTAGCGTATTTAAAAGCGGTATGACAGCTTGCGTGTGCGTCTTTGGTGTGGCTTGGCTTGGAAACACTTTCGTTGCTGGACATGAGCAAGCGATTAAAGATGTTGCGGGTGAGTGGGTTAAACAAACTCCAGCTTTATTAGCAGTGGCATTTTTCTTTGCTAGTATGCTTCTTTATTCTCAAGCGGCTACGGCTAAGGCAATCACTCCTGTTATCATCTCGGCTTTAGGTTTAGCGACTGTTGCGGATTCTGGTATGCTTGTAGCTTGTTTTGCGGCAGTTTCTGCGCTTTTTGTTTTACCAACTTATCCAACTTTGCTTGGTGCGGTTCAAATGGACGATACGGGCTCAACAAGAATTGGTAAATTTATTTTCAACCACGCCTTCTTCTTGCCGGGTGTTTTAGCTATTGCGATTGCTGTGGCTTTGGGCTTTTTAGTCGTTTCACTCTTTTAG
- the rplU gene encoding 50S ribosomal protein L21, with protein sequence MYAIIKHSGKQYKLSVGDELKLDRFEAEEKSSIEVSEVLAINDKELKVGAPFVAGAKVILEVINHGRDKKVVIYKKRRRKDSKLKKGFRRSFTRVKVKEIKA encoded by the coding sequence ATGTATGCTATTATCAAACACAGCGGAAAGCAGTATAAGCTTAGCGTAGGCGATGAGCTTAAATTAGACCGCTTTGAAGCTGAAGAGAAGTCTAGCATTGAAGTGAGCGAAGTGCTTGCGATCAATGATAAGGAATTAAAGGTAGGTGCGCCTTTTGTAGCGGGTGCAAAGGTCATTTTAGAAGTGATTAATCACGGCAGAGACAAAAAAGTCGTGATTTATAAAAAAAGACGCAGAAAAGATTCTAAGCTTAAAAAAGGTTTTAGAAGATCTTTCACACGCGTCAAAGTTAAAGAAATCAAAGCTTAA
- a CDS encoding CsgG/HfaB family protein — MKVIKILFLSLFLSLSLNAKVVTSTNTKSSTGEGVGLTREEAINNAIIEAVGKMGGVNINSLRKSNSSVFSNGLDTTIQDHYSEQISKATKGRVDSYEINSIEQDENGKYMANVTIFKTTTTKKYQAPGLSADNRRSISVFDSTPDPTKRGIGAALQQKITTNLLQSRKFNVLDRDSNGYYEMEKALIQSGNAAKDEIYKLKNVLGTDYILLFSISALDGKQKTSNLTGKSKMEAEVVIDYRVLLFATRQIKFANTLSTKVALKDDSLSTNEQVLGQIARQISNDILNAIYPLKVAGVENGEIIFSQSLNQGDVYECFSLGKAIKDSYTKETTGRIETKSGSMEVTRSTPKLSYAKITEGSVKVGDICRPLSNSGSGNGYTIGRDANYKVEEGGGVNLGF; from the coding sequence ATGAAAGTCATTAAAATTCTTTTCTTAAGCTTATTTTTAAGCTTAAGCCTTAATGCGAAAGTAGTAACTTCAACTAACACCAAATCAAGCACAGGTGAGGGAGTGGGCTTAACAAGAGAAGAGGCGATTAATAATGCCATTATTGAAGCGGTCGGTAAAATGGGCGGAGTTAATATAAATTCCCTTAGAAAGTCTAACTCAAGCGTTTTTTCAAATGGCTTAGATACGACTATACAAGATCATTATAGTGAGCAAATTTCAAAAGCGACTAAGGGTAGAGTGGATAGCTATGAGATCAATAGCATCGAGCAAGATGAAAATGGCAAATATATGGCTAATGTTACGATTTTCAAAACTACAACAACTAAGAAATATCAAGCTCCCGGACTAAGTGCGGATAATCGTAGAAGCATCAGCGTCTTTGACTCCACACCAGACCCCACAAAAAGAGGAATTGGTGCTGCTTTACAACAAAAAATCACCACAAATTTACTTCAAAGTAGGAAATTTAATGTCTTAGATAGAGATTCAAATGGCTACTATGAAATGGAAAAAGCTTTAATCCAAAGTGGCAACGCAGCAAAAGACGAAATTTACAAACTTAAAAATGTGCTAGGGACAGATTATATTTTACTTTTTTCAATTTCTGCACTTGATGGAAAACAAAAAACGAGTAATCTTACAGGAAAAAGCAAAATGGAAGCGGAAGTTGTGATAGATTACCGTGTGCTTTTATTTGCAACAAGGCAAATCAAATTCGCCAACACACTCTCAACGAAAGTGGCTCTTAAAGATGATAGTTTAAGCACAAACGAGCAGGTTTTAGGTCAAATTGCCCGTCAAATTTCTAATGATATTTTAAATGCCATTTATCCCTTAAAAGTAGCTGGTGTGGAAAATGGTGAAATCATTTTTTCACAAAGCTTAAATCAAGGCGATGTTTATGAGTGCTTTTCTTTAGGCAAAGCTATCAAAGATTCTTACACAAAAGAAACCACAGGCAGAATAGAAACAAAAAGTGGCAGCATGGAAGTAACACGCTCCACGCCCAAACTCTCTTACGCGAAAATCACAGAAGGTAGCGTTAAAGTGGGCGATATATGTCGTCCCTTAAGCAATAGCGGAAGCGGAAATGGCTATACAATAGGACGCGATGCAAATTATAAGGTCGAAGAAGGAGGTGGCGTAAATCTTGGCTTTTAA
- the rpmA gene encoding 50S ribosomal protein L27 has protein sequence MAHKKGQGSTQNNRDSIGRRLGVKKFGGEFVRAGNIIIRQRGTATHAGNNVGIGKDHTIFALIDGFVKFERKDKDRKKVSVYPA, from the coding sequence ATGGCACACAAGAAAGGTCAAGGCTCAACGCAAAATAACCGCGACTCCATAGGTCGCCGTTTAGGTGTAAAAAAATTTGGTGGCGAATTTGTCCGTGCTGGCAATATCATCATCCGCCAAAGAGGCACAGCAACTCACGCTGGAAATAATGTAGGCATAGGTAAAGATCATACCATTTTTGCTTTAATTGACGGCTTTGTCAAATTCGAAAGAAAAGACAAAGATAGAAAAAAAGTCTCCGTCTATCCTGCGTAA
- a CDS encoding YcfL family protein: MKKYILLFAVLFLYACTPMQQNSNEFANANLSSNLPKSLVKQIKQRINNNGFLEVELVLKSTFAKDVFYKVNWLDKDGFVLRNSVKEDYEFIRIPAGQEVILKKLAFDKRAVDFRIDMKTKN; encoded by the coding sequence ATGAAAAAATATATTTTACTTTTTGCCGTGCTTTTTTTATACGCTTGCACTCCTATGCAACAAAATTCAAATGAATTTGCTAATGCAAATTTAAGCTCAAATTTACCTAAAAGCCTTGTCAAACAAATCAAACAACGCATTAATAACAATGGCTTTTTAGAGGTCGAACTCGTGCTAAAAAGCACTTTTGCTAAAGATGTGTTTTATAAGGTAAATTGGCTAGACAAAGACGGCTTTGTACTTAGAAATTCCGTTAAAGAAGACTATGAATTTATAAGAATTCCAGCAGGTCAAGAGGTGATTTTAAAAAAACTTGCTTTTGATAAAAGAGCGGTCGATTTTAGAATCGATATGAAAACAAAAAATTAA
- a CDS encoding NYN domain-containing protein: MENKSVAIFIDAENISFKYAKDIFNIASSYGELIIKRIYADWRSPALSGWKDEIAEHSIIAIQNFKFNRKNSSDMHLMADAMSIFYEKDVEIFIIVSSDSDYIPLTQKLRESKKQVIGMGENKANKFYINAFSAFHYLDKKEEKSDKVIKELFAIINQLIEEKNRAEYAQISLMMKRKYPDFNPQNYGCPSFRKLMDKFVKDKYQEEIADDNTTFYLVKK; the protein is encoded by the coding sequence ATGGAAAATAAAAGCGTAGCCATTTTCATCGATGCGGAAAATATTAGCTTTAAATATGCCAAAGATATTTTTAATATTGCTTCAAGTTATGGAGAGCTTATCATCAAAAGGATTTACGCAGATTGGAGAAGTCCAGCACTAAGTGGCTGGAAAGATGAAATCGCCGAACATTCTATCATTGCGATACAAAATTTCAAATTTAACCGCAAAAATTCAAGCGATATGCACTTAATGGCAGATGCGATGAGTATATTTTATGAAAAAGATGTTGAAATTTTCATCATAGTTTCAAGCGATAGCGACTATATCCCCCTAACACAAAAACTAAGAGAGAGCAAAAAGCAAGTTATAGGTATGGGAGAAAATAAAGCGAACAAATTTTATATTAATGCCTTTAGTGCTTTTCACTATTTAGACAAAAAGGAAGAAAAAAGCGACAAAGTCATCAAAGAGCTTTTTGCTATTATCAATCAACTGATTGAAGAGAAAAATCGTGCTGAATATGCCCAAATTTCTTTAATGATGAAACGCAAATATCCTGATTTTAATCCACAAAATTACGGTTGCCCAAGCTTTAGAAAGCTTATGGATAAATTTGTCAAAGACAAATATCAAGAAGAAATCGCCGATGACAATACCACATTTTATCTTGTTAAAAAATGA
- a CDS encoding DUF6844 domain-containing protein produces MKKILINSLILVGFLYAKPIEISQNDINLQNELSDASQKDISPQSLDDFFDEFTQKYNIEYSQTKDGKTFYTGEAEVLLKENDPEFAKALSVAYQRAILNLQRNFIKDTFGRSATERISKYYADNSTNAKEFEELSKGGTMEQIFDKLTQLVGAKLDTALQDLGINAEGLSEERKKTLLKDEFLSKTIVNAIGQMSGLVPVQSVITHKNGAYRIGVVAVISNKTRQIARDMALGRESLIKGKGKNIMEYLPKENAGFVNEYGIRLVYDENGSPVILSYGHWGFVPNASDARITNRLESASKESALNQADAAIIEFINLNVSLKDEQTTGDSFEQSIKQSVSVNDGSTEEIESTMANVIDKINQQVKTKSSGKIRGIRTLKRWSFTAENGVEHTGVVRAYSFANLKNTNEMLQQKPNSQGTNSKSSGEKVQRSSNIVNSIDDF; encoded by the coding sequence ATGAAAAAAATATTAATTAACTCTTTAATTCTCGTAGGTTTTTTATACGCAAAACCCATAGAAATTTCACAAAATGACATTAATTTACAAAATGAGCTTTCAGACGCTAGTCAAAAAGACATTAGCCCTCAAAGCTTAGATGACTTTTTTGATGAATTTACACAAAAATATAATATAGAATATTCTCAAACAAAGGACGGCAAGACCTTTTATACGGGAGAGGCAGAAGTTTTACTTAAAGAAAATGACCCTGAATTTGCTAAGGCTTTATCGGTGGCTTATCAAAGGGCGATTTTAAATTTACAAAGAAATTTCATAAAAGATACTTTTGGAAGAAGTGCAACAGAAAGAATTTCAAAATACTATGCGGACAATTCTACCAATGCAAAAGAATTTGAAGAGCTTTCTAAAGGCGGGACTATGGAGCAAATTTTTGACAAATTAACGCAATTAGTGGGTGCGAAGCTTGATACCGCCTTGCAAGATCTAGGAATTAATGCGGAGGGCTTGAGTGAAGAGCGTAAAAAAACCTTACTTAAAGATGAATTTTTAAGTAAAACCATAGTCAATGCCATAGGACAAATGAGTGGCTTAGTCCCTGTGCAAAGCGTCATCACACATAAAAATGGTGCTTACCGCATAGGTGTTGTAGCTGTCATCTCCAATAAAACGCGTCAAATTGCTCGCGATATGGCACTTGGTAGAGAAAGTCTTATTAAAGGTAAGGGTAAAAATATAATGGAATATTTACCTAAAGAAAACGCAGGCTTTGTAAATGAGTATGGAATTCGCCTTGTTTATGATGAAAATGGTTCGCCTGTGATTTTAAGCTACGGACATTGGGGATTCGTGCCAAATGCAAGCGATGCAAGAATTACAAATCGCTTAGAGAGTGCCTCTAAAGAAAGTGCATTAAATCAAGCCGATGCGGCGATTATTGAATTTATAAATCTTAATGTAAGCTTAAAAGATGAACAAACTACGGGAGATAGCTTTGAGCAAAGCATTAAACAAAGCGTTAGCGTTAATGATGGTAGCACGGAGGAAATAGAAAGCACAATGGCAAATGTGATTGATAAAATCAATCAACAAGTCAAAACCAAATCAAGCGGTAAAATTCGCGGAATTCGCACTTTAAAACGCTGGAGTTTCACGGCAGAAAATGGCGTGGAGCATACGGGCGTTGTGAGAGCTTATTCTTTCGCTAATCTTAAAAATACCAACGAAATGCTTCAGCAAAAACCAAATTCTCAAGGCACAAATTCTAAATCAAGCGGAGAAAAGGTGCAAAGAAGCTCTAATATTGTCAATAGCATAGATGATTTTTAA